The Ailuropoda melanoleuca isolate Jingjing chromosome 9, ASM200744v2, whole genome shotgun sequence genome includes a region encoding these proteins:
- the TBC1D2B gene encoding TBC1 domain family member 2B isoform X2 has product MTYWLQELQQKRWEYCSGLDMVKWDSRASPTPGDFSKGLVARDNSDVICPHPDASAEEARNVLAVEAAPGELVGEAAAHQPAPGHPNPVNFSFKQWGAELKNSMSSFRPGRGHGDSRKSVFYTNEEWELLDPNLKDLEESMAQEERKKPAPEGNKGKRPLKDMIGSYRNRHVSGEPSADGASAGGAPKPSAELQLQVQSQQEELARLRKDLSSQKELVRLLQQTVRSSQYDKYFASSRLSEGVPEDALGLLHRKDDQILGLSGQLERLSLERDGLQQEARTLKGKVGELSEQLGMLVETIQAKDEVIMKLSRRLSEGADGTPSAAGVPGSPAPASREQLELDRLKDNLQGYKTQNKFLNKEILELSALRRNAERRERDLMAKYSSLEAKLCQIESKYLILLQEMKTPVCSEGRGPSRDVIAQLLEDALQVEGPEQPEQAFVKPHLVSEYDIYGFRTVPEDDEEEKLVAKVRALDLKTLYLTENQEVSTGVKWENYFASTMNREMACSPELKSLIRAGIPHEHRSKVWKWCVDLHTRKFKDSTKPGYFQTLLQKALEKQNPASKQIELDLLRTLPNNKHYSCPTSEGVQKLRNVLLAFSWRNPDIGYCQGLNRLVAVALLYLEQEDAFWCLVTIVEVFMPRDYYTKTLLGSQVDQRVFRDLMSEKLPRLHAHLEQHSVDYTLITFNWFLVVFVDSVVSDILFKIWDSFLYEGPKVIFRFALALFKYKEEEILKLQDSMSIFKYLRYFTRTILDARKLTSISFGDLNPFPLRQIRNRRAYHLEKVRLELTELEAIREDFLRERDTSPDKGELVSDEEEDT; this is encoded by the exons ATGACCTACTGGCTGCAGGAACTCCAGCAGAAGCGGTGGGAGTACTGCAGTGGCCTGGACATGGTGAAGTGGGACAGCAGGGCCTCCCCGACCCCCGGGGATTTCTCTAAGGGTCTCGTAGCCAGAGATAACTCAG ATGTAATTTGCCCACATCCGGATGCTTCTGCTGAGGAAGCCAGAAATGTCCTCGCCGTGGAAGCCGCCCCTGGAGAGCTGGTAGGAGAGGCAGCAGCTCACCAGCCAGCCCCAGGGCACCCAAATCCcgttaatttctctttcaaacaGTGGGGCGCTGAGCTCAA AAATTCAATGTCCTCTTTCCGTCCTGGGAGAGGACATGGCGACAGTCGGAAGAGTGTGTTTTATACCAACGAAGAGTGGGAGCTTTTAGACCCGAACCTTAAGGACCTGGAGGAATCCATGgcgcaggaggagaggaagaagccggcccCCGAAGGAAACAAAG GAAAGCGCCCTTTGAAAGACATGATCGGATCGTACAGAAACCGCCACGTCAGTGGTGAGCCTTCGGCGGACGGGGCGAGTGCGGGCGGCGCCCCCAAGCCCTCGGCCGAGCTGCAGCTGCAGGTGCAGAGCCAGCAGGAGGAGCTGGCGCGGCTGAGGAAGGACCTGTCTAGCCAGAAG GAGCTCGTGCGGCTGCTGCAGCAGACGGTCCGGTCCTCCCAGTACGACAAGTACTTCGCCAGCAGCCGGCTGTCTGAGGGGGTCCCGGAGGACGCGCTTGGCCTTCTGCACCGCAAGGATGACCAGATCCTGGGCCTCAGCGGGCAGCTGGAGCGGCTGTCCCTAGAGAGGGACGGTCTGCAGCAGGAGGCCAGGACGCTCAAGGGCAAGGTGGGCGAGCTCAGCGAGCAGCTGGGGATGCTGGTGGAGACCATCCAGGCCAAGGACGAGGTCATCATGAAGCTCTCACGCCGGCTCAGCGAGGGCGCGGACGGCACGCCGTCCGCCGCGGGGGTGCCcggctcccccgcccccgccagcaGGGAGCAGCTGGAGCTGGACAGGCTGAAA GATAACCTTCAGGGGTACAAAACCCAGAACAAGTTCCTGAACAAGGAAATCTTGGAGCTCTCGGCACTGCGGAGAAATGCGGAAAGGAGGGAGCGGGATCTCATGGCCAAG TACTCCAGCCTGGAAGCCAAGCTGTGCCAGATAGAAAGCAAGTACTTGATCCTGCTGCAAGAGATGAAGACGCCGGTCTGCTCGGAGGGGCGGGGGCCTTCCCGCGACGTCATAGCCCAGCTGCTGGAGGACGCCCTGCAGGTGGAGGGCCCGGAGCAGCCCGAGCAAGCGTTCGTGAAGCCTCACCTCGTCAG TGAGTATGACATCTATGGGTTCAGGACGGTCCCAGAGGACGACGAGGAGGAGAAGCTGGTGGCCAAGGTCCGCGCGCTGGACCTGAAGACTCTGTACCTCACGGAGAACCAAGAGGTGTCCACCGGGGTCAAGTGGGAAAACTACTTTGCGAGCACGATGAACAGGGAGATGGCGTGCTCCCCGGAGCTGAAGAGCCTGATCCGGGCAGGCATCCCGCACGAGCACCGTTCCAAGGTGTGGAAATGGTGTGTGGACCTCCACACCAGGAAGTTCAAGGACAGCACCAAGCCCGGCTACTTCCAGACGCTGCTCCAAAAGGCGCTGGAGAAGCAGAACCCGGCCTCCAAGCAGATCGAGCTGGACCTGCTGCGGACCCTTCCCAACAACAAACATTACTCCTGCCCCACCTCGGAGGGCGTCCAGAAACTCCGCAACGTCCTGCTCGCCTTCTCCTGGAGGAACCCGGACATTGGCTACTGCCAGGGCCTCAATAG GTTGGTGGCGGTGGCCCTTCTGTACCTGGAGCAGGAAGATGCTTTCTGGTGCCTGGTTACCATAGTGGAGGTGTTCATGCCGCGAGACTATTACACAAAGACGTTGCTGGGGTCCCAG GTGGACCAGCGGGTGTTCAGAGACCTCATGAGCGAGAAGTTGCCTCGGCTGCACGCGCACCTGGAGCAGCACAGTGTCGATTACACCCTCATCACGTTCAACTGGTTTCTGGTGGTGTTCGTGGACAGTGTCGTCAGTGACATCCTCTTCAAGATATGGGACTCTTTCCTCTACGAGGGACCGAAG GTCATTTTCCGGTTTGCCCTGGCGCTTTTCAAATACAAGGAGGAGGAGATCCTGAAGCTGCAGGACTCCATGTCCATATTCAAGTACCTCCGTTATTTCACGCGCACAATCCTCGATGCCAG
- the TBC1D2B gene encoding TBC1 domain family member 2B isoform X1, translating to MTYWLQELQQKRWEYCSGLDMVKWDSRASPTPGDFSKGLVARDNSDVICPHPDASAEEARNVLAVEAAPGELVGEAAAHQPAPGHPNPVNFSFKQWGAELKNSMSSFRPGRGHGDSRKSVFYTNEEWELLDPNLKDLEESMAQEERKKPAPEGNKGVTGSGFPFDFGRIPYKGKRPLKDMIGSYRNRHVSGEPSADGASAGGAPKPSAELQLQVQSQQEELARLRKDLSSQKELVRLLQQTVRSSQYDKYFASSRLSEGVPEDALGLLHRKDDQILGLSGQLERLSLERDGLQQEARTLKGKVGELSEQLGMLVETIQAKDEVIMKLSRRLSEGADGTPSAAGVPGSPAPASREQLELDRLKDNLQGYKTQNKFLNKEILELSALRRNAERRERDLMAKYSSLEAKLCQIESKYLILLQEMKTPVCSEGRGPSRDVIAQLLEDALQVEGPEQPEQAFVKPHLVSEYDIYGFRTVPEDDEEEKLVAKVRALDLKTLYLTENQEVSTGVKWENYFASTMNREMACSPELKSLIRAGIPHEHRSKVWKWCVDLHTRKFKDSTKPGYFQTLLQKALEKQNPASKQIELDLLRTLPNNKHYSCPTSEGVQKLRNVLLAFSWRNPDIGYCQGLNRLVAVALLYLEQEDAFWCLVTIVEVFMPRDYYTKTLLGSQVDQRVFRDLMSEKLPRLHAHLEQHSVDYTLITFNWFLVVFVDSVVSDILFKIWDSFLYEGPKVIFRFALALFKYKEEEILKLQDSMSIFKYLRYFTRTILDARKLTSISFGDLNPFPLRQIRNRRAYHLEKVRLELTELEAIREDFLRERDTSPDKGELVSDEEEDT from the exons ATGACCTACTGGCTGCAGGAACTCCAGCAGAAGCGGTGGGAGTACTGCAGTGGCCTGGACATGGTGAAGTGGGACAGCAGGGCCTCCCCGACCCCCGGGGATTTCTCTAAGGGTCTCGTAGCCAGAGATAACTCAG ATGTAATTTGCCCACATCCGGATGCTTCTGCTGAGGAAGCCAGAAATGTCCTCGCCGTGGAAGCCGCCCCTGGAGAGCTGGTAGGAGAGGCAGCAGCTCACCAGCCAGCCCCAGGGCACCCAAATCCcgttaatttctctttcaaacaGTGGGGCGCTGAGCTCAA AAATTCAATGTCCTCTTTCCGTCCTGGGAGAGGACATGGCGACAGTCGGAAGAGTGTGTTTTATACCAACGAAGAGTGGGAGCTTTTAGACCCGAACCTTAAGGACCTGGAGGAATCCATGgcgcaggaggagaggaagaagccggcccCCGAAGGAAACAAAG GCGTTACTGGCTCAGGATTTCCCTTTGATTTTGGACGTATTCCCTACAAAGGAAAGCGCCCTTTGAAAGACATGATCGGATCGTACAGAAACCGCCACGTCAGTGGTGAGCCTTCGGCGGACGGGGCGAGTGCGGGCGGCGCCCCCAAGCCCTCGGCCGAGCTGCAGCTGCAGGTGCAGAGCCAGCAGGAGGAGCTGGCGCGGCTGAGGAAGGACCTGTCTAGCCAGAAG GAGCTCGTGCGGCTGCTGCAGCAGACGGTCCGGTCCTCCCAGTACGACAAGTACTTCGCCAGCAGCCGGCTGTCTGAGGGGGTCCCGGAGGACGCGCTTGGCCTTCTGCACCGCAAGGATGACCAGATCCTGGGCCTCAGCGGGCAGCTGGAGCGGCTGTCCCTAGAGAGGGACGGTCTGCAGCAGGAGGCCAGGACGCTCAAGGGCAAGGTGGGCGAGCTCAGCGAGCAGCTGGGGATGCTGGTGGAGACCATCCAGGCCAAGGACGAGGTCATCATGAAGCTCTCACGCCGGCTCAGCGAGGGCGCGGACGGCACGCCGTCCGCCGCGGGGGTGCCcggctcccccgcccccgccagcaGGGAGCAGCTGGAGCTGGACAGGCTGAAA GATAACCTTCAGGGGTACAAAACCCAGAACAAGTTCCTGAACAAGGAAATCTTGGAGCTCTCGGCACTGCGGAGAAATGCGGAAAGGAGGGAGCGGGATCTCATGGCCAAG TACTCCAGCCTGGAAGCCAAGCTGTGCCAGATAGAAAGCAAGTACTTGATCCTGCTGCAAGAGATGAAGACGCCGGTCTGCTCGGAGGGGCGGGGGCCTTCCCGCGACGTCATAGCCCAGCTGCTGGAGGACGCCCTGCAGGTGGAGGGCCCGGAGCAGCCCGAGCAAGCGTTCGTGAAGCCTCACCTCGTCAG TGAGTATGACATCTATGGGTTCAGGACGGTCCCAGAGGACGACGAGGAGGAGAAGCTGGTGGCCAAGGTCCGCGCGCTGGACCTGAAGACTCTGTACCTCACGGAGAACCAAGAGGTGTCCACCGGGGTCAAGTGGGAAAACTACTTTGCGAGCACGATGAACAGGGAGATGGCGTGCTCCCCGGAGCTGAAGAGCCTGATCCGGGCAGGCATCCCGCACGAGCACCGTTCCAAGGTGTGGAAATGGTGTGTGGACCTCCACACCAGGAAGTTCAAGGACAGCACCAAGCCCGGCTACTTCCAGACGCTGCTCCAAAAGGCGCTGGAGAAGCAGAACCCGGCCTCCAAGCAGATCGAGCTGGACCTGCTGCGGACCCTTCCCAACAACAAACATTACTCCTGCCCCACCTCGGAGGGCGTCCAGAAACTCCGCAACGTCCTGCTCGCCTTCTCCTGGAGGAACCCGGACATTGGCTACTGCCAGGGCCTCAATAG GTTGGTGGCGGTGGCCCTTCTGTACCTGGAGCAGGAAGATGCTTTCTGGTGCCTGGTTACCATAGTGGAGGTGTTCATGCCGCGAGACTATTACACAAAGACGTTGCTGGGGTCCCAG GTGGACCAGCGGGTGTTCAGAGACCTCATGAGCGAGAAGTTGCCTCGGCTGCACGCGCACCTGGAGCAGCACAGTGTCGATTACACCCTCATCACGTTCAACTGGTTTCTGGTGGTGTTCGTGGACAGTGTCGTCAGTGACATCCTCTTCAAGATATGGGACTCTTTCCTCTACGAGGGACCGAAG GTCATTTTCCGGTTTGCCCTGGCGCTTTTCAAATACAAGGAGGAGGAGATCCTGAAGCTGCAGGACTCCATGTCCATATTCAAGTACCTCCGTTATTTCACGCGCACAATCCTCGATGCCAG
- the TBC1D2B gene encoding TBC1 domain family member 2B isoform X3 — protein MLRVVQKYVICPHPDASAEEARNVLAVEAAPGELVGEAAAHQPAPGHPNPVNFSFKQWGAELKNSMSSFRPGRGHGDSRKSVFYTNEEWELLDPNLKDLEESMAQEERKKPAPEGNKGVTGSGFPFDFGRIPYKGKRPLKDMIGSYRNRHVSGEPSADGASAGGAPKPSAELQLQVQSQQEELARLRKDLSSQKELVRLLQQTVRSSQYDKYFASSRLSEGVPEDALGLLHRKDDQILGLSGQLERLSLERDGLQQEARTLKGKVGELSEQLGMLVETIQAKDEVIMKLSRRLSEGADGTPSAAGVPGSPAPASREQLELDRLKDNLQGYKTQNKFLNKEILELSALRRNAERRERDLMAKYSSLEAKLCQIESKYLILLQEMKTPVCSEGRGPSRDVIAQLLEDALQVEGPEQPEQAFVKPHLVSEYDIYGFRTVPEDDEEEKLVAKVRALDLKTLYLTENQEVSTGVKWENYFASTMNREMACSPELKSLIRAGIPHEHRSKVWKWCVDLHTRKFKDSTKPGYFQTLLQKALEKQNPASKQIELDLLRTLPNNKHYSCPTSEGVQKLRNVLLAFSWRNPDIGYCQGLNRLVAVALLYLEQEDAFWCLVTIVEVFMPRDYYTKTLLGSQVDQRVFRDLMSEKLPRLHAHLEQHSVDYTLITFNWFLVVFVDSVVSDILFKIWDSFLYEGPKVIFRFALALFKYKEEEILKLQDSMSIFKYLRYFTRTILDARKLTSISFGDLNPFPLRQIRNRRAYHLEKVRLELTELEAIREDFLRERDTSPDKGELVSDEEEDT, from the exons ATGCTACGTGTTGTTCAGAAGT ATGTAATTTGCCCACATCCGGATGCTTCTGCTGAGGAAGCCAGAAATGTCCTCGCCGTGGAAGCCGCCCCTGGAGAGCTGGTAGGAGAGGCAGCAGCTCACCAGCCAGCCCCAGGGCACCCAAATCCcgttaatttctctttcaaacaGTGGGGCGCTGAGCTCAA AAATTCAATGTCCTCTTTCCGTCCTGGGAGAGGACATGGCGACAGTCGGAAGAGTGTGTTTTATACCAACGAAGAGTGGGAGCTTTTAGACCCGAACCTTAAGGACCTGGAGGAATCCATGgcgcaggaggagaggaagaagccggcccCCGAAGGAAACAAAG GCGTTACTGGCTCAGGATTTCCCTTTGATTTTGGACGTATTCCCTACAAAGGAAAGCGCCCTTTGAAAGACATGATCGGATCGTACAGAAACCGCCACGTCAGTGGTGAGCCTTCGGCGGACGGGGCGAGTGCGGGCGGCGCCCCCAAGCCCTCGGCCGAGCTGCAGCTGCAGGTGCAGAGCCAGCAGGAGGAGCTGGCGCGGCTGAGGAAGGACCTGTCTAGCCAGAAG GAGCTCGTGCGGCTGCTGCAGCAGACGGTCCGGTCCTCCCAGTACGACAAGTACTTCGCCAGCAGCCGGCTGTCTGAGGGGGTCCCGGAGGACGCGCTTGGCCTTCTGCACCGCAAGGATGACCAGATCCTGGGCCTCAGCGGGCAGCTGGAGCGGCTGTCCCTAGAGAGGGACGGTCTGCAGCAGGAGGCCAGGACGCTCAAGGGCAAGGTGGGCGAGCTCAGCGAGCAGCTGGGGATGCTGGTGGAGACCATCCAGGCCAAGGACGAGGTCATCATGAAGCTCTCACGCCGGCTCAGCGAGGGCGCGGACGGCACGCCGTCCGCCGCGGGGGTGCCcggctcccccgcccccgccagcaGGGAGCAGCTGGAGCTGGACAGGCTGAAA GATAACCTTCAGGGGTACAAAACCCAGAACAAGTTCCTGAACAAGGAAATCTTGGAGCTCTCGGCACTGCGGAGAAATGCGGAAAGGAGGGAGCGGGATCTCATGGCCAAG TACTCCAGCCTGGAAGCCAAGCTGTGCCAGATAGAAAGCAAGTACTTGATCCTGCTGCAAGAGATGAAGACGCCGGTCTGCTCGGAGGGGCGGGGGCCTTCCCGCGACGTCATAGCCCAGCTGCTGGAGGACGCCCTGCAGGTGGAGGGCCCGGAGCAGCCCGAGCAAGCGTTCGTGAAGCCTCACCTCGTCAG TGAGTATGACATCTATGGGTTCAGGACGGTCCCAGAGGACGACGAGGAGGAGAAGCTGGTGGCCAAGGTCCGCGCGCTGGACCTGAAGACTCTGTACCTCACGGAGAACCAAGAGGTGTCCACCGGGGTCAAGTGGGAAAACTACTTTGCGAGCACGATGAACAGGGAGATGGCGTGCTCCCCGGAGCTGAAGAGCCTGATCCGGGCAGGCATCCCGCACGAGCACCGTTCCAAGGTGTGGAAATGGTGTGTGGACCTCCACACCAGGAAGTTCAAGGACAGCACCAAGCCCGGCTACTTCCAGACGCTGCTCCAAAAGGCGCTGGAGAAGCAGAACCCGGCCTCCAAGCAGATCGAGCTGGACCTGCTGCGGACCCTTCCCAACAACAAACATTACTCCTGCCCCACCTCGGAGGGCGTCCAGAAACTCCGCAACGTCCTGCTCGCCTTCTCCTGGAGGAACCCGGACATTGGCTACTGCCAGGGCCTCAATAG GTTGGTGGCGGTGGCCCTTCTGTACCTGGAGCAGGAAGATGCTTTCTGGTGCCTGGTTACCATAGTGGAGGTGTTCATGCCGCGAGACTATTACACAAAGACGTTGCTGGGGTCCCAG GTGGACCAGCGGGTGTTCAGAGACCTCATGAGCGAGAAGTTGCCTCGGCTGCACGCGCACCTGGAGCAGCACAGTGTCGATTACACCCTCATCACGTTCAACTGGTTTCTGGTGGTGTTCGTGGACAGTGTCGTCAGTGACATCCTCTTCAAGATATGGGACTCTTTCCTCTACGAGGGACCGAAG GTCATTTTCCGGTTTGCCCTGGCGCTTTTCAAATACAAGGAGGAGGAGATCCTGAAGCTGCAGGACTCCATGTCCATATTCAAGTACCTCCGTTATTTCACGCGCACAATCCTCGATGCCAG
- the TBC1D2B gene encoding TBC1 domain family member 2B isoform X4: MSSFRPGRGHGDSRKSVFYTNEEWELLDPNLKDLEESMAQEERKKPAPEGNKGVTGSGFPFDFGRIPYKGKRPLKDMIGSYRNRHVSGEPSADGASAGGAPKPSAELQLQVQSQQEELARLRKDLSSQKELVRLLQQTVRSSQYDKYFASSRLSEGVPEDALGLLHRKDDQILGLSGQLERLSLERDGLQQEARTLKGKVGELSEQLGMLVETIQAKDEVIMKLSRRLSEGADGTPSAAGVPGSPAPASREQLELDRLKDNLQGYKTQNKFLNKEILELSALRRNAERRERDLMAKYSSLEAKLCQIESKYLILLQEMKTPVCSEGRGPSRDVIAQLLEDALQVEGPEQPEQAFVKPHLVSEYDIYGFRTVPEDDEEEKLVAKVRALDLKTLYLTENQEVSTGVKWENYFASTMNREMACSPELKSLIRAGIPHEHRSKVWKWCVDLHTRKFKDSTKPGYFQTLLQKALEKQNPASKQIELDLLRTLPNNKHYSCPTSEGVQKLRNVLLAFSWRNPDIGYCQGLNRLVAVALLYLEQEDAFWCLVTIVEVFMPRDYYTKTLLGSQVDQRVFRDLMSEKLPRLHAHLEQHSVDYTLITFNWFLVVFVDSVVSDILFKIWDSFLYEGPKVIFRFALALFKYKEEEILKLQDSMSIFKYLRYFTRTILDARKLTSISFGDLNPFPLRQIRNRRAYHLEKVRLELTELEAIREDFLRERDTSPDKGELVSDEEEDT; encoded by the exons ATGTCCTCTTTCCGTCCTGGGAGAGGACATGGCGACAGTCGGAAGAGTGTGTTTTATACCAACGAAGAGTGGGAGCTTTTAGACCCGAACCTTAAGGACCTGGAGGAATCCATGgcgcaggaggagaggaagaagccggcccCCGAAGGAAACAAAG GCGTTACTGGCTCAGGATTTCCCTTTGATTTTGGACGTATTCCCTACAAAGGAAAGCGCCCTTTGAAAGACATGATCGGATCGTACAGAAACCGCCACGTCAGTGGTGAGCCTTCGGCGGACGGGGCGAGTGCGGGCGGCGCCCCCAAGCCCTCGGCCGAGCTGCAGCTGCAGGTGCAGAGCCAGCAGGAGGAGCTGGCGCGGCTGAGGAAGGACCTGTCTAGCCAGAAG GAGCTCGTGCGGCTGCTGCAGCAGACGGTCCGGTCCTCCCAGTACGACAAGTACTTCGCCAGCAGCCGGCTGTCTGAGGGGGTCCCGGAGGACGCGCTTGGCCTTCTGCACCGCAAGGATGACCAGATCCTGGGCCTCAGCGGGCAGCTGGAGCGGCTGTCCCTAGAGAGGGACGGTCTGCAGCAGGAGGCCAGGACGCTCAAGGGCAAGGTGGGCGAGCTCAGCGAGCAGCTGGGGATGCTGGTGGAGACCATCCAGGCCAAGGACGAGGTCATCATGAAGCTCTCACGCCGGCTCAGCGAGGGCGCGGACGGCACGCCGTCCGCCGCGGGGGTGCCcggctcccccgcccccgccagcaGGGAGCAGCTGGAGCTGGACAGGCTGAAA GATAACCTTCAGGGGTACAAAACCCAGAACAAGTTCCTGAACAAGGAAATCTTGGAGCTCTCGGCACTGCGGAGAAATGCGGAAAGGAGGGAGCGGGATCTCATGGCCAAG TACTCCAGCCTGGAAGCCAAGCTGTGCCAGATAGAAAGCAAGTACTTGATCCTGCTGCAAGAGATGAAGACGCCGGTCTGCTCGGAGGGGCGGGGGCCTTCCCGCGACGTCATAGCCCAGCTGCTGGAGGACGCCCTGCAGGTGGAGGGCCCGGAGCAGCCCGAGCAAGCGTTCGTGAAGCCTCACCTCGTCAG TGAGTATGACATCTATGGGTTCAGGACGGTCCCAGAGGACGACGAGGAGGAGAAGCTGGTGGCCAAGGTCCGCGCGCTGGACCTGAAGACTCTGTACCTCACGGAGAACCAAGAGGTGTCCACCGGGGTCAAGTGGGAAAACTACTTTGCGAGCACGATGAACAGGGAGATGGCGTGCTCCCCGGAGCTGAAGAGCCTGATCCGGGCAGGCATCCCGCACGAGCACCGTTCCAAGGTGTGGAAATGGTGTGTGGACCTCCACACCAGGAAGTTCAAGGACAGCACCAAGCCCGGCTACTTCCAGACGCTGCTCCAAAAGGCGCTGGAGAAGCAGAACCCGGCCTCCAAGCAGATCGAGCTGGACCTGCTGCGGACCCTTCCCAACAACAAACATTACTCCTGCCCCACCTCGGAGGGCGTCCAGAAACTCCGCAACGTCCTGCTCGCCTTCTCCTGGAGGAACCCGGACATTGGCTACTGCCAGGGCCTCAATAG GTTGGTGGCGGTGGCCCTTCTGTACCTGGAGCAGGAAGATGCTTTCTGGTGCCTGGTTACCATAGTGGAGGTGTTCATGCCGCGAGACTATTACACAAAGACGTTGCTGGGGTCCCAG GTGGACCAGCGGGTGTTCAGAGACCTCATGAGCGAGAAGTTGCCTCGGCTGCACGCGCACCTGGAGCAGCACAGTGTCGATTACACCCTCATCACGTTCAACTGGTTTCTGGTGGTGTTCGTGGACAGTGTCGTCAGTGACATCCTCTTCAAGATATGGGACTCTTTCCTCTACGAGGGACCGAAG GTCATTTTCCGGTTTGCCCTGGCGCTTTTCAAATACAAGGAGGAGGAGATCCTGAAGCTGCAGGACTCCATGTCCATATTCAAGTACCTCCGTTATTTCACGCGCACAATCCTCGATGCCAG